In Nitratiruptor sp. YY09-18, a single window of DNA contains:
- a CDS encoding acetyltransferase has translation MKKIGIYGASGHGKVVADIASLLGYTYIFIDDGKNEYIDFATYQKRYNYPIAWGIGDNATRAALAQRVSEQITLIHPQAMVSNSAKIAPGCVVMAGVVINADAKIGEGTIINTGSIIEHDCKIGKFCHIAPNCALAGGVEVDNRSFIGIGSCVIPQIKIGKESIIGAGSVVLKDVPPKVIAYGNPAKIKGYL, from the coding sequence ATGAAAAAGATAGGTATATATGGCGCAAGCGGGCATGGAAAAGTAGTAGCCGATATCGCTTCACTTTTAGGATATACGTATATTTTCATTGATGACGGAAAGAATGAATATATCGATTTTGCAACTTATCAAAAAAGGTATAACTACCCAATAGCTTGGGGCATTGGAGATAATGCGACAAGAGCCGCCCTTGCTCAAAGAGTAAGCGAACAGATCACTCTCATACATCCGCAAGCTATGGTATCAAACTCAGCTAAAATTGCTCCAGGGTGCGTAGTGATGGCTGGCGTAGTGATCAATGCAGATGCTAAGATTGGAGAAGGGACTATCATTAACACTGGATCAATTATCGAGCATGACTGCAAAATAGGCAAATTTTGCCATATCGCTCCAAACTGTGCACTCGCAGGTGGTGTAGAGGTAGATAATCGTAGCTTCATAGGAATTGGAAGCTGTGTGATACCCCAGATAAAAATTGGCAAAGAGAGTATCATAGGAGCTGGATCAGTTGTGCTCAAAGATGTTCCACCAAAAGTTATTGCTTATGGCAATCCCGCAAAAATCAAGGGTTACCTCTAA
- the dapE gene encoding succinyl-diaminopimelate desuccinylase, with product MEVVELFKKLLSFPSITPDDAGSLDFIREYLPDFHALWFNKNGVKNLLMYKKFGEGEHLCFAGHVDVVPPGEGWETDPFEPVEKDGYIYARGAQDMKSGIAAFVQAVKEAENFNGTLSILLTSDEEGDAKWGTKYALAEMERMKLIPDYAVVGEPTCEAVFGDAIKIGRRGSINGIIEKIGKQGHAAYPEKAINPIHKVAQVLPHMAGVDLDSGDEYFAPSKFVITDIRAGMEVTNVTPGKLKMMFNVRNNTKTTMRDIERFVHKYFDGMNYTLTLNESAKPFITDPNAKIVKVIDRAIQKVTGITPRHSTAGGTSDARFLAAYGVKTIEFGVKNDTIHAPNERIHKDEVIGLYKVFQEVIESF from the coding sequence ATGGAGGTCGTTGAACTTTTTAAAAAACTTCTCTCATTCCCTAGCATCACTCCAGATGATGCAGGGAGTTTAGATTTTATTCGTGAGTATCTGCCAGATTTTCACGCATTGTGGTTTAATAAAAATGGTGTAAAGAACCTCTTGATGTATAAAAAGTTTGGAGAGGGTGAGCATCTCTGTTTTGCTGGGCATGTGGATGTAGTACCTCCTGGTGAAGGGTGGGAGACGGATCCCTTTGAGCCAGTTGAAAAGGATGGCTATATCTATGCACGGGGTGCTCAGGACATGAAGAGTGGTATAGCAGCATTTGTCCAAGCAGTCAAAGAGGCTGAAAATTTCAACGGAACGCTTTCTATTTTGCTTACAAGCGATGAAGAGGGTGATGCAAAATGGGGGACAAAGTATGCGCTAGCTGAGATGGAGCGCATGAAGCTCATACCAGACTATGCGGTTGTGGGTGAGCCCACATGTGAAGCGGTTTTCGGTGATGCTATAAAGATAGGAAGACGCGGTTCAATCAATGGTATCATAGAAAAAATTGGCAAACAAGGACACGCTGCATATCCAGAAAAAGCTATCAATCCTATACATAAAGTAGCTCAAGTGCTGCCACATATGGCTGGAGTAGACTTAGATAGTGGGGATGAATATTTTGCACCGAGTAAATTTGTTATAACTGATATAAGAGCTGGTATGGAAGTGACAAATGTCACACCTGGAAAATTGAAGATGATGTTCAATGTGCGTAACAATACAAAAACCACTATGCGCGATATCGAACGCTTTGTCCATAAGTATTTTGATGGGATGAACTATACGCTCACGCTCAATGAGTCAGCTAAGCCTTTCATCACTGATCCCAATGCAAAGATTGTAAAAGTCATCGATAGAGCAATTCAAAAAGTGACAGGTATCACTCCTCGCCACTCCACTGCTGGTGGAACAAGTGATGCGAGATTTTTGGCAGCATATGGAGTAAAAACTATTGAGTTTGGTGTCAAAAACGATACTATTCATGCTCCAAATGAGCGAATACACAAAGATGAAGTGATAGGACTATATAAAGTCTTTCAAGAGGTGATAGAGAGCTTCTAA
- the galE gene encoding UDP-glucose 4-epimerase GalE, producing MQKILITGGAGYIGSHVTKELLKRGGYEITIVDNLSTGFAETIERLKEFYGDVDFIKLDLSDWDAVRKLLEQKKFDAIIHFAAALVVPESVENPLKYYLNNTANTANLIKAAVKSGVGKFIFSSTAAVYGEPDSIPDTGITEEDETSPINPYGHSKLMSEQVLADSAKAYGGFKYVALRYFNVAGADVGGKIGQSTKNATHLIKVAAETALGKREKMYIFGDDYPTPDGTCIRDYIHVDDLALAHLEALDFLDNHESDVFNVGYGRGYSVKEVIDTMKRVSGNDFRVEIIGRRAGDPAMLIANSQKLQKATNWQPKFNDLELICKTALEWEKSLS from the coding sequence ATGCAAAAGATATTGATCACGGGTGGGGCTGGGTATATTGGCTCTCATGTAACAAAAGAACTGCTCAAACGTGGTGGCTACGAAATTACAATAGTTGATAATCTCTCCACAGGCTTTGCCGAGACGATTGAGAGGCTCAAAGAGTTTTATGGAGATGTAGATTTTATCAAACTCGATCTCTCAGACTGGGATGCGGTAAGGAAACTTTTGGAGCAAAAGAAGTTTGATGCAATCATCCATTTTGCAGCTGCTCTTGTAGTGCCAGAGTCAGTTGAAAATCCTCTTAAATACTACCTCAATAACACTGCCAATACTGCAAATCTCATAAAAGCTGCTGTAAAGAGTGGAGTTGGAAAATTTATATTCTCCTCTACTGCTGCAGTCTATGGCGAGCCAGACTCAATCCCTGATACTGGGATCACTGAAGAGGATGAGACTTCACCAATCAATCCTTATGGCCACAGTAAACTTATGAGCGAGCAGGTTTTGGCAGATAGTGCCAAAGCATATGGTGGTTTCAAATATGTTGCACTTCGCTATTTCAATGTGGCAGGAGCTGATGTGGGTGGAAAGATTGGGCAATCTACCAAAAATGCTACACACCTCATCAAAGTTGCTGCAGAGACAGCTCTTGGTAAACGAGAGAAGATGTATATTTTCGGCGATGATTATCCTACACCAGATGGCACATGTATCCGCGACTATATCCATGTAGACGATCTTGCTCTTGCGCATCTTGAAGCATTAGATTTTCTGGATAATCATGAGAGCGATGTTTTTAATGTAGGGTATGGCAGAGGTTATAGTGTCAAAGAGGTGATAGATACTATGAAGAGAGTGAGTGGGAATGATTTTAGAGTAGAGATTATAGGTCGCAGAGCTGGCGATCCTGCTATGCTCATAGCAAATTCACAAAAGCTCCAAAAGGCTACGAACTGGCAGCCAAAATTTAATGATTTGGAGCTTATTTGCAAAACTGCGCTGGAGTGGGAAAAGAGTCTTAGCTAG
- a CDS encoding co-chaperone YbbN, with amino-acid sequence MIELKSIAEVEAALQQNEGMLLYVSAPNCNVCVTLRPKIEELFQSAFPKIKLFKTDIAKVPELAGRFNILSAPAILLFFDGKEFLREGRNVSLELLAQRVQKVYDLYYS; translated from the coding sequence ATGATTGAACTTAAAAGTATTGCAGAGGTAGAAGCAGCTCTCCAGCAAAATGAAGGTATGCTCTTATATGTAAGTGCACCAAACTGTAATGTTTGCGTGACTCTACGCCCAAAAATTGAGGAGCTTTTCCAATCAGCTTTTCCTAAAATCAAGCTCTTTAAAACTGATATTGCAAAAGTCCCAGAGCTTGCTGGTAGATTCAATATCCTCAGTGCTCCGGCGATTTTGCTCTTTTTTGATGGTAAAGAGTTTTTGCGTGAAGGGCGCAATGTAAGTCTTGAGCTTTTAGCGCAAAGAGTCCAAAAGGTGTATGATCTTTACTATTCATAG
- a CDS encoding IGHMBP2 family helicase codes for MACFILPKLYEGIELQKALKRYKIKLSDIKKRYYANGKTLLCLKKRVKTRLDKSLFPSHQEEQEIIYVDEFVSRQTYLIDQERRAEIETTIGEIKSMSGVEREIYGRAILGLRGQKMPSRLNLYFVKFGRSKIIDTEISSGDIVLISRGEPLKSDTTGTVSEIRKNFITVAFEQRPPKWVYRGDIRIDLYINDVTFKRMEENLQNLRHATGQKRVLRNIALGIFEPKIPNEHAIEPITRLNNSQKTAVAKSLGSEVFLIHGPPGTGKTSTLIELILQEVKRGNKVLATADSNTAVDNMLQRLAKHDLSLVRIGHPARILYELEEFSIHAKYEKSLEAEAIKKGWEEIGFLVKERDKFSKPTQARTRGMSHERILTLAAHGKSQRGVSAATMQSMAKWIKLDRKIDTLVKNLRFEEEQIYKKIIHEADVVLSTNGMIMSEILKDEDFDVAVIDEGSQQIIASTLIPIMHAHRFIIAGDHKQLPATVVSDNDELKKSLFEELITKFTQNSSMLQVQYRMHEKIMGFSNEKFYDGKLIADEKVKNHTIKDLGLKPSAKFPDILDEEPLVFVDTKGSETSEVLPDRSTSYENPYEAAIVKELVLELLARDAKPEDIGVISPYVAQVKRIKKELDLEDKIVEIKSVDGFQGREKEIVIISFVRSNPNGNIGFLKDLRRLNVAITRAKRKLICIGDSQTLQHDQTYRDFLDYIAKNGKIRSYND; via the coding sequence TTGGCTTGCTTCATTTTACCAAAACTCTATGAAGGTATCGAACTCCAAAAAGCCCTCAAGCGATACAAAATCAAACTAAGCGATATCAAAAAGAGATACTACGCCAATGGCAAAACACTACTGTGTCTCAAAAAGCGTGTCAAGACCAGATTAGATAAGTCACTCTTTCCTTCGCATCAAGAGGAGCAAGAGATTATCTATGTAGATGAGTTTGTATCCCGCCAGACATATCTAATCGATCAGGAGCGTCGTGCTGAGATTGAGACGACTATCGGTGAGATCAAAAGTATGAGTGGAGTTGAACGCGAGATTTATGGCAGAGCTATTTTGGGGCTTCGAGGGCAAAAGATGCCAAGCCGCCTCAACCTCTATTTTGTAAAATTTGGCCGTAGCAAAATTATAGATACAGAGATTAGTTCCGGAGATATTGTTTTGATTTCACGAGGTGAACCACTCAAAAGTGATACAACCGGAACTGTGAGTGAGATACGCAAAAATTTTATCACCGTTGCCTTTGAACAGCGTCCTCCAAAATGGGTCTATAGAGGTGATATACGTATAGATCTCTATATTAATGATGTAACTTTTAAACGTATGGAAGAAAATTTGCAAAATCTTCGTCATGCGACAGGTCAAAAACGTGTATTGCGCAATATTGCTTTGGGAATATTTGAACCGAAAATACCGAATGAACACGCTATTGAGCCAATTACGAGACTAAATAATTCGCAAAAGACTGCAGTAGCAAAATCACTTGGAAGTGAAGTCTTTTTGATACACGGTCCTCCTGGAACCGGCAAAACATCTACTCTCATAGAGCTTATCTTGCAAGAGGTAAAAAGAGGTAATAAAGTTCTTGCTACTGCAGATTCCAACACTGCAGTAGATAATATGCTCCAGCGATTAGCCAAGCATGATCTCTCGCTGGTGCGCATCGGTCACCCTGCTAGGATTCTCTATGAACTTGAAGAGTTTAGTATCCATGCAAAATATGAAAAATCACTCGAAGCTGAGGCTATTAAAAAAGGGTGGGAGGAGATTGGCTTTTTGGTCAAAGAGCGCGATAAGTTTTCAAAGCCTACGCAAGCAAGGACTAGGGGTATGAGTCATGAGAGGATTTTGACTTTAGCTGCTCATGGGAAGAGTCAAAGAGGAGTGAGTGCAGCGACTATGCAGTCTATGGCAAAATGGATCAAACTTGATAGAAAGATCGATACTCTTGTGAAGAATCTTCGTTTTGAAGAGGAGCAGATATATAAAAAGATCATCCATGAAGCAGATGTAGTGCTTTCTACCAACGGTATGATTATGAGTGAGATTTTAAAAGATGAGGATTTTGATGTAGCTGTGATAGATGAGGGAAGCCAACAAATTATAGCTTCTACGCTCATTCCTATCATGCACGCTCATCGGTTTATCATCGCAGGTGATCACAAGCAGCTTCCAGCCACTGTCGTGAGTGACAATGATGAACTTAAAAAATCACTCTTTGAAGAGCTTATTACAAAATTTACGCAAAACTCTAGTATGCTGCAGGTGCAGTATCGTATGCATGAAAAGATAATGGGATTTTCCAATGAGAAATTTTATGATGGGAAGCTCATAGCAGATGAGAAAGTGAAAAATCATACTATCAAAGATTTGGGACTAAAGCCATCAGCGAAATTTCCAGATATTTTAGATGAAGAGCCGTTGGTGTTTGTAGATACCAAGGGGAGTGAGACAAGTGAGGTACTCCCTGATCGAAGTACGAGCTATGAAAACCCCTATGAAGCAGCTATTGTCAAAGAATTAGTTCTTGAGCTATTGGCGAGGGATGCTAAACCAGAAGATATTGGAGTAATAAGCCCTTATGTAGCACAAGTCAAAAGAATCAAAAAAGAGCTTGATTTAGAAGATAAAATTGTAGAGATTAAGAGCGTAGATGGATTTCAGGGAAGAGAAAAGGAGATTGTTATTATCAGCTTTGTGCGCTCCAACCCAAATGGAAATATCGGTTTTTTAAAAGATCTTCGAAGGCTTAATGTGGCGATTACAAGAGCCAAGAGAAAACTCATATGCATTGGGGATTCGCAAACACTACAACATGATCAAACATATAGAGATTTTTTAGACTATATAGCTAAAAATGGCAAAATAAGGAGCTATAATGATTGA
- a CDS encoding STT3 domain-containing protein → MSIQKDKFYLIVAMIVATLFSIWFRQIYLDVMPQFMDITYHGKFYILNNNDGYYWAEGARDILAGHHEPNDLSPVNYAASKLTAIIAQITGANFDNLIFFLPGILGSLLTIPLILIGYELGNTFMGFLAALLAPITWSYYHRTMYGYYDTDMLVIVLPLMGIWGIVRALRTKDFRDFWIAPLFFTLGIWWHAGLLNIAIATFVLTVLYIAIFDHTKRNFIYLLLLLIPLFDIPSLYKIIFIFAANLGFWRYENIVKNHIIYAVLIGVLLYLLLGGFSWMKQLLHNVYFVRSSVTTEEHLHFYGVINTVREASHIGWDTVIHRISGSYIGFVLGLVGYILLLIRNPKLLVSLAMVGLGLYAHWGGLRFTIFAVPFFALGDAYVIVLVAQFLAKFIKNRTLSRSVYFGIGLLAIAALIYPNYIHAKRYLTPPVFSAHEIDILKKFKKIAQREDYVLTWWDYGYPIRYYADVKTLVDGGKHSGDVNFPVSFALTTPNQQASYNMSVLDVYFTEEFYKNNIQNKTYIEAMMEYYKIKNPKDFLEFIQNPIPLPQVKENIFYYLPLRMLDIFPTVAKFSKIDLATGREGEIFFYQSRRFFENGNFLVLGNGLKIDLKKGMLLLGAKKLPLARFATVVFDKEGNANPKIQTLYPTGYLNVLYLPQMQKIVILDNSLFESTYIQMFFFDNYESNLFEPVIIDPMVKIYKLKK, encoded by the coding sequence ATGAGTATACAAAAGGATAAGTTTTATCTCATAGTTGCAATGATTGTAGCGACGCTTTTTAGTATATGGTTTCGTCAAATCTATCTCGATGTAATGCCCCAATTTATGGATATTACCTATCATGGAAAATTCTATATTCTCAATAACAATGATGGATACTACTGGGCTGAGGGTGCAAGGGATATCCTCGCAGGCCACCACGAGCCAAACGACCTTTCTCCCGTTAATTATGCTGCTTCAAAACTGACAGCCATAATCGCTCAAATTACAGGAGCAAATTTTGATAATCTTATCTTTTTTCTTCCAGGAATTCTAGGGAGCCTTCTTACTATTCCTCTCATCCTTATAGGGTATGAGCTTGGCAATACTTTTATGGGATTTTTGGCTGCACTCCTTGCTCCCATAACATGGAGCTACTATCATAGGACAATGTATGGATACTATGATACAGATATGCTTGTCATCGTTTTGCCACTTATGGGAATATGGGGGATTGTGCGGGCATTACGTACTAAAGACTTTAGAGATTTTTGGATAGCTCCTCTCTTTTTTACTCTTGGTATCTGGTGGCATGCAGGACTTTTAAATATTGCAATAGCTACATTTGTTTTGACGGTTCTTTATATTGCAATATTTGATCACACAAAAAGAAATTTTATCTATCTCCTGCTATTACTCATTCCTCTCTTTGATATTCCATCTCTTTATAAAATAATTTTTATATTTGCAGCGAATCTTGGATTTTGGCGCTATGAAAACATAGTAAAAAATCATATTATCTATGCTGTACTCATTGGTGTGCTTCTGTATCTTTTATTGGGTGGTTTTAGTTGGATGAAACAGCTGTTACACAATGTCTATTTTGTACGTAGCAGTGTAACAACTGAGGAGCATCTGCATTTTTATGGTGTGATAAATACTGTAAGAGAGGCGAGTCATATTGGCTGGGATACTGTGATTCATCGTATTAGTGGGAGCTACATTGGATTTGTTTTGGGATTGGTAGGTTATATTTTATTGCTTATTCGCAATCCAAAACTTCTCGTCTCACTTGCAATGGTTGGATTGGGACTCTATGCGCATTGGGGGGGATTGCGTTTTACAATCTTTGCTGTGCCATTTTTTGCATTGGGAGATGCTTACGTTATAGTCCTTGTTGCGCAGTTTCTTGCAAAATTTATAAAAAATCGTACTCTTTCTCGAAGTGTATATTTTGGTATAGGTCTTCTTGCCATTGCAGCACTTATCTACCCCAACTATATCCATGCAAAACGCTATCTCACACCTCCAGTATTTTCAGCCCACGAAATAGATATTCTCAAAAAGTTTAAAAAAATAGCTCAAAGAGAGGATTATGTGCTTACATGGTGGGATTATGGATATCCAATCAGATACTATGCAGATGTCAAAACGCTTGTAGATGGTGGCAAACATAGTGGGGATGTGAATTTTCCTGTTAGTTTTGCTCTTACTACCCCAAATCAGCAGGCAAGCTACAACATGTCTGTGCTTGATGTCTATTTTACCGAAGAGTTTTACAAAAACAATATACAAAATAAAACATACATAGAAGCAATGATGGAATACTACAAGATTAAAAATCCAAAAGATTTCTTGGAATTTATCCAAAATCCAATTCCACTTCCTCAAGTAAAAGAGAATATCTTTTACTATCTGCCTCTGCGTATGCTTGATATCTTTCCAACTGTTGCGAAATTTAGCAAGATTGATCTAGCAACTGGTAGAGAGGGTGAGATATTTTTCTATCAATCACGCCGCTTTTTTGAAAATGGTAATTTTTTAGTACTTGGTAATGGCTTGAAGATAGATTTGAAAAAAGGTATGCTTCTTTTAGGTGCTAAAAAACTTCCACTTGCACGATTTGCTACAGTAGTATTTGATAAAGAGGGTAATGCAAATCCAAAGATCCAGACTCTCTATCCCACAGGATATCTCAATGTGCTCTATCTGCCGCAGATGCAAAAAATAGTTATATTGGATAATAGTCTCTTTGAGAGTACATATATACAGATGTTTTTCTTTGATAATTATGAAAGCAATCTGTTTGAACCTGTTATAATCGATCCAATGGTAAAAATTTACAAGCTTAAAAAATGA
- a CDS encoding sugar transferase, producing the protein MYRKFFKPLLDRILASILLILFAPVMIIVALLIYFWDGRPILFIQERPGYRGKIFKIYKFRTMTNEKDAQGNLLPDEKRLKGIGKIIRTLSLDELPQLLNILKGDMSFVGPRPLLKEYLPLYNKEQMRRHDVKPGVTGWAQVNGRNLLDWQTRFVYDVWYVDHCSFLLDLKILWLTFIKVLKREGISSQKSATMEKFRGNP; encoded by the coding sequence ATGTATAGGAAATTTTTTAAGCCTCTTTTGGATCGTATACTCGCTTCTATTCTTCTAATTCTTTTTGCACCTGTTATGATCATCGTGGCTCTATTGATATATTTTTGGGATGGAAGACCGATTCTCTTTATCCAAGAGCGTCCCGGTTATAGAGGAAAAATTTTTAAAATATACAAATTTCGCACAATGACAAATGAGAAAGATGCCCAGGGCAATCTCTTGCCTGATGAGAAGCGCCTCAAAGGTATTGGCAAAATAATCCGCACACTCAGTCTTGATGAACTGCCACAACTCTTGAACATCCTCAAAGGAGATATGAGTTTCGTTGGCCCTCGACCACTTCTCAAAGAGTATCTGCCACTCTATAACAAAGAGCAGATGCGCAGACACGATGTCAAACCAGGAGTCACAGGCTGGGCGCAGGTCAATGGACGCAATCTTTTGGATTGGCAGACAAGATTTGTCTATGATGTTTGGTACGTAGACCACTGCTCTTTTTTACTTGATCTTAAAATTTTGTGGCTAACATTTATAAAAGTTTTGAAAAGAGAGGGGATAAGTTCACAAAAGAGTGCTACGATGGAGAAATTTAGAGGTAACCCTTGA
- a CDS encoding EI24 domain-containing protein — translation MQKSIFVIALEDFLTKKFLTITFLPFFISLVLLGILFYGSFSQLFELLSSLALNPDAINDPQIAQFAQEHHWLAAIASSTIFHYIFGALFAILGTLLAVLISTAVATMVMGFFIPTIVREIHKRHYAHLELGKGLSILEYLWLLVTVFFKAIGVFILTLFVYFIPLLNAVAVNIPFYYFFHSLYVLDVGGEIYSKNELMQVLKKHRPKIMGTTLILYLITLIPFAGMLLQVYFVSVLAHLFFRLKSS, via the coding sequence ATGCAAAAGTCGATATTTGTTATAGCTTTAGAAGATTTTTTGACTAAAAAATTTCTCACAATCACATTTTTGCCATTTTTTATCTCTCTCGTTCTACTGGGAATACTCTTTTACGGCTCTTTTTCACAGCTCTTTGAGCTTCTATCATCTTTGGCACTAAATCCAGATGCCATCAATGACCCACAGATAGCGCAATTTGCCCAAGAGCATCACTGGCTTGCAGCCATAGCATCGAGCACAATTTTTCACTATATATTTGGAGCACTCTTTGCGATTCTTGGTACACTCCTTGCAGTTCTCATCTCTACTGCAGTTGCAACGATGGTGATGGGATTTTTCATCCCTACAATTGTGCGTGAGATTCATAAACGCCATTATGCACATCTTGAACTTGGCAAGGGGCTCAGTATCTTGGAGTACTTGTGGCTCTTAGTGACAGTTTTTTTCAAAGCGATAGGAGTTTTTATCCTCACACTCTTCGTTTATTTTATACCTCTGCTCAATGCAGTTGCAGTCAATATTCCCTTTTACTACTTTTTCCACTCACTCTATGTCCTCGATGTTGGAGGCGAAATATATAGCAAAAATGAACTCATGCAAGTGCTCAAAAAGCATAGACCCAAAATCATGGGCACTACGCTCATACTCTACCTCATTACACTCATACCGTTTGCAGGTATGCTCTTGCAAGTATATTTTGTATCAGTTTTAGCACATCTCTTTTTTAGACTTAAGTCTAGCTAA
- a CDS encoding glycosyltransferase family 4 protein, with protein MRIGFVSHIDWNLYLFRLPIMQRLKNEGWEVYAIAPKGDYLPLFTKEGIKTVHYEIERGSLNPFKELKVIYNLYKAIKPLQLDILHTFTVKPNIYGTFAGYFAKVPHILNLVEGLGSFYIEDSMRVKLVRFMIERLYKAAFSLSVGAVFVNNDDPKYLIQKKIISQEKAHIIKSVGIDTNFFDPLNIDASKLKKELSPSGKPIIMMVGRAIWHKGVKEFYEAAKRLHNEAVFVYVGGTYPDNPSSVSEDFLKQDFVHYAGHQDDIHRWIAACDIFVLPSYREGLPRTLLEAASLAKPLIATDTVGCRDVVKDGYNGFLVPIKDIESLTNKIKLLIEDENLRQKFGKNGRKMVEEEFALEKVVDAYVALYKRALNV; from the coding sequence ATGAGAATCGGTTTTGTATCGCACATTGATTGGAACCTCTATCTTTTTCGCCTTCCCATCATGCAAAGACTCAAAAATGAGGGATGGGAGGTCTATGCAATAGCACCAAAGGGTGACTACTTGCCTCTCTTTACAAAAGAAGGGATAAAGACGGTGCACTATGAGATAGAGAGGGGAAGTCTCAATCCTTTTAAAGAGCTCAAAGTAATATATAATCTCTATAAAGCTATAAAACCTCTCCAACTAGACATTTTGCATACATTTACTGTCAAACCAAACATTTATGGCACATTTGCCGGCTACTTTGCAAAAGTTCCTCATATTTTGAATCTTGTAGAGGGATTGGGATCATTTTATATAGAAGATAGTATGCGCGTGAAATTAGTGAGATTCATGATAGAGAGGCTCTACAAAGCAGCATTTTCTTTGAGTGTAGGTGCGGTATTTGTCAATAATGATGATCCAAAATATCTCATACAAAAAAAGATTATTTCACAAGAAAAAGCGCATATCATAAAGAGTGTCGGGATCGATACCAATTTTTTCGATCCGCTAAATATCGATGCAAGCAAGTTAAAAAAAGAGCTCTCACCATCTGGTAAACCTATTATTATGATGGTTGGCAGAGCTATATGGCACAAAGGGGTTAAAGAGTTTTATGAAGCGGCAAAGAGACTTCACAATGAAGCGGTTTTTGTCTATGTAGGGGGGACATATCCTGATAACCCTTCATCTGTTTCTGAAGATTTTCTCAAACAAGATTTTGTTCATTACGCAGGACACCAAGATGATATTCATAGATGGATAGCAGCTTGCGATATTTTTGTATTGCCTAGTTATCGTGAGGGCTTACCTCGCACACTTTTAGAAGCAGCCTCTTTGGCAAAGCCACTCATTGCTACTGATACTGTTGGGTGTCGTGATGTGGTCAAAGATGGATATAACGGTTTTTTGGTGCCAATAAAAGATATAGAGAGTTTGACTAATAAAATAAAGTTACTTATAGAAGATGAAAATCTGCGTCAAAAATTTGGTAAAAACGGGAGAAAAATGGTCGAAGAGGAGTTTGCTCTTGAAAAAGTAGTAGATGCATATGTAGCACTCTATAAAAGGGCTCTTAATGTATAG
- a CDS encoding YqiA/YcfP family alpha/beta fold hydrolase, with amino-acid sequence MILYIHGFKSCGWGNKSRTLQEFFKDVIAPDLPPRPIEAMKLLQHIIEKNPVDMLVGSSLGGYYATYLAQKFTIKSVLINPSTRPYHTLKPYIGIQKRFCDGEKFAWKEEYIKELMQHDTNNLRKNLFLVLLQTGDEVLDYKVALEKYANQRRIVEYGGNHRFENIDDYLFMIKHFREGHGGR; translated from the coding sequence ATGATTCTTTATATTCATGGATTTAAAAGCTGTGGATGGGGGAACAAGTCTCGCACTTTACAAGAGTTTTTTAAAGATGTAATAGCCCCAGATCTGCCGCCGCGTCCCATTGAAGCTATGAAGCTTTTACAGCACATAATTGAGAAAAATCCAGTCGATATGCTTGTAGGATCATCCTTGGGTGGATACTATGCGACGTATTTAGCGCAAAAATTTACTATTAAATCTGTGCTTATTAACCCCTCTACAAGACCCTATCACACTCTCAAACCATACATTGGAATACAGAAACGCTTTTGTGATGGGGAGAAGTTCGCATGGAAAGAGGAGTATATCAAAGAGCTTATGCAGCATGATACGAATAACTTGCGTAAAAATCTCTTCTTGGTTCTTTTGCAAACTGGTGATGAGGTGTTAGATTACAAAGTTGCTTTGGAAAAGTATGCAAATCAGCGGCGCATTGTGGAATATGGAGGCAATCACCGCTTTGAAAATATAGATGACTATCTTTTTATGATCAAACATTTCAGGGAGGGACATGGAGGTCGTTGA